The following proteins are co-located in the Bacteroidota bacterium genome:
- a CDS encoding type IX secretion system membrane protein PorP/SprF, with product MKKIFITAAFTGAFALQSTAQQLPLYSQYAFNPFIYNPAMTGISGETNAFLTHRQQWTQMTGSPTTNAITVDGFMDDKNVGLGLAIFNDVQDINERLGIYTSYAYRLKINDDQQVRFGLSVGFLDNRIDFSRAVVKDVADPLMLSQIQRRAALDATAAVMYSWKDLRVGISVPQVVGQKVEFASVDSRTYYQLNRHFLGSVGYKYVINEDQKIALEPLAMVRWLPNTPVQYDVNVMGSWRDMIWLGASYRSNYAVGANLRVKLFGSLSAGYAYDFIITPLRTSAGISHEFMLGYTFGKITSSTSSTTTGPLRGKYD from the coding sequence ATGAAGAAGATTTTCATCACGGCTGCTTTTACAGGTGCGTTCGCACTGCAGTCAACCGCTCAACAGCTTCCGCTTTACAGCCAGTATGCATTCAATCCGTTTATCTACAATCCGGCCATGACAGGCATTTCGGGCGAAACCAATGCGTTTCTGACCCACCGCCAGCAGTGGACACAGATGACGGGCAGCCCTACAACCAATGCCATTACGGTAGATGGTTTTATGGACGATAAGAATGTAGGACTTGGTCTGGCCATCTTTAACGATGTGCAGGATATCAACGAGCGTTTAGGCATTTACACCTCGTATGCCTATCGGTTAAAAATAAACGACGACCAGCAGGTGCGTTTTGGCTTGTCTGTTGGTTTTCTGGATAACCGCATTGATTTTTCGCGTGCAGTGGTAAAAGATGTGGCTGATCCGCTTATGCTTTCGCAAATTCAGCGTCGTGCGGCGCTTGATGCCACAGCTGCCGTTATGTACAGCTGGAAAGACCTGCGTGTGGGCATTTCGGTGCCGCAGGTAGTGGGGCAGAAGGTTGAGTTTGCATCTGTTGATTCACGCACCTATTACCAGCTGAACCGTCATTTTTTGGGCAGTGTAGGTTATAAGTACGTAATCAACGAAGACCAGAAAATTGCTCTTGAGCCGCTGGCAATGGTTCGCTGGCTGCCCAACACACCGGTGCAGTATGATGTGAATGTGATGGGAAGCTGGCGCGATATGATCTGGCTTGGTGCTTCGTACCGCAGCAACTATGCGGTGGGCGCCAACCTGCGTGTAAAACTGTTCGGCAGTTTGAGTGCGGGCTATGCCTACGATTTTATCATCACACCGTTGCGCACCTCTGCGGGTATCAGCCATGAGTTTATGCTGGGTTATACCTTCGGTAAAATTACCTCATCAACCTCGTCAACCACCACCGGTCCGCTGCGTGGCAAGTACGACTAG